A genome region from Panicum virgatum strain AP13 chromosome 4K, P.virgatum_v5, whole genome shotgun sequence includes the following:
- the LOC120702106 gene encoding hsp70-Hsp90 organizing protein 3-like yields the protein MLAAGHEHRELVEILFPWTKPIPLFPDWSVDGIIRAMKYLSFEPQESVEEQIAVAKSEGKEAFTKGGYVDAAYCYMLAMTKNPHDATLFANRSLCWLRLREGERALSDAQRCKTLRPRWAKAWYREGMALGFIKEHKGAVDAFVEALKLDPTNHDIKKALRSLTPETCREAMASMKSAAFPGEQNHELLQRVRSD from the exons ATGTTAGCAGCAGGTCATGAACATCGTGAGCTAGTTGAAATTCTATTTCCTTGGACAAAGCCAATTCCACTTTTTCCAGATTGGAGTGTTGACGGGATTATTAGAGCTATGAAATACCTAAGCTTCGAGCCTCAG GAGTCGGTGGAAGAACAGATTGCTGTTGCGAAGTCTGAAGGAAAAGAAGCGTTTACAAAGGGGGGCTATGTTGATGCAGCCTACTGCTATATGCTG GCAATGACAAAAAACCCACACGACGCCACCTTATTCGCCAACCGGAGCCTATGCTGGCTGCGGCTGAGAGAAGGGGAGAGGGCTCTGTCAGATGCTCAGCGTTGCAAAACATTGCGCCCACGCTGGGCGAAGGCATGGTACCGTGAGGGCATGGCTCTCGGCTTTATAAAG GAGCACAAAGGAGCAGTGGATGCTTTTGTGGAGGCGCTAAAGCTCGATCCCACCAACCATGACATCAAGAAAGCATTGAG GTCTCTGACTCCTGAAActtgcagggaggccatggcgtcTATGAAGAGTGCTGCTTTCCCTGGAGAACAGAACCATGAGTTGCTGCAAAGAGTTCGATCTGATTAA
- the LOC120702102 gene encoding peroxidase 2-like, with protein MRRGAGGVVARSGEGGGAVACSEAAEGGEDEGVRAEWRRDGPDDGGAVQIRKMPKCWRKAEKKVLPASPRGPTCSAANGLGVEDLVVLSGAHPHDRSHYSSVAERIASPSDMDVALVAQLWRQCPASPSLGNNSVVAEDAVTPNALDNQYYRNMLDQ; from the exons ATGAGGCGGGGAGCTGGCGGCGTGGTGGCGCGCAGCggagagggtggcggcgcggtggcgtgcAGTGAGGCCGCCGagggcggcgaagacgagggcgtgcgcgcggagtggaggcgCGATGGACCAGatgacggcggcgcggtgcagATCAGGAAAATGCCCAAATgttggaggaaggcggag aaaaaagtgctGCCTGCCAGCCCCCGCGGCCCGACTTGCTCAGCGGCCAATGGCCTCGGCGTCGAGGATCTGGTCGTGCTCTCCGGCGCGCACCCTCACGACCGCTCCCACTACTCCTCGGTCGCCGAGCGCATCGCCTCCCCGTCCGACATGGACGTGGCGCTGGTGGCGCAGCTGTGGCGGCAGTGCCCGGCGAGCCCGTCCCTTGGCAACAACTCCGTGGTGGCGGAGGACGCCGTCACCCCGAACGCGCTGGACAACCAGTACTACAGGAACATGCTGGACCAATAG
- the LOC120702105 gene encoding serine carboxypeptidase-like 34, which produces MSPATVLVLLLAVATGAWSSAAAVRLHRSHDYERVFDRQQADRVEALPGQPSEVGFRQFAGYVTANESHGRALFYWFFEATHDVQNKPLVLWFNGGPGCSSVGYGALEELGPFLVQKGKPEISLNPYSWNKEANLLFVESPAGVGFSYTNTTKDLSQFGDELTATDAHGFLVNWFKRFPQFRGHDFYITGESYAGHYVPQLATKILEGNKKAHHKKDRINLKGIMIGNAAIDASSDDRGLADYAWDHAIISDELYGAIKKECTFPEDGEETGPCNQAWNEFFGSMRNIDIYSLYTPACTDTLANASRTPSAAASSSSKLARIHHGRPYNTYDPCADYHVVDYLNRGDVQAALHANVTGIPYAWTPCSDALTNWTDSASSTLPAIRGLVDAGLRVWVFSGDTDDRVPVTSTRYALRKLGLATVREWREWFTSDQVGGYTVVYDGLTLVTIRGAGHMVPMIKPVQASQLFAHFLDGNELPAKPVPATAA; this is translated from the exons ATGTCGCCGGCAACAGTTCTCGTGTTGCTGCTCGCCGTGGCCACCGGTGCTTGGTCGTCGGCGGCAGCCGTGCGGCTGCACCGGAGCCACGACTACGAGAGGGTGTTCGACCGGCAGCAAGCCGACCGGGTGGAGGCCCTGCCCGGCCAGCCGTCGGAGGTCGGGTTCCGGCAGTTCGCCGGGTACGTGACGGCGAACGAGTCCCACGGCCGCGCGCTCTTCTACTGGTTCTTCGAGGCCACGCACGACGTGCAGAACAAGCCACTCGTCTTGTGGTTCAACGGAG GACCGGGATGCTCGTCCGTTGGATATGGGGCGCTGGAGGAGCTGGGTCCTTTCCTGGTGCAGAAGGGCAAGCCTGAGATCAGCCTCAACCCCTACTCGTGGAACAAAGAAGCCAACCTGTTGTTCGTGGAGTCCCCAGCCGGCGTTGGGTTCTCCTACACCAACACCACCAAGGATCTCAGCCAGTTCGGCGACGAGCTCACCG CCACTGACGCCCATGGGTTCCTGGTGAACTGGTTCAAGAGGTTCCCGCAGTTCAGGGGCCACGACTTCTACATCACTGGGGAGAGCTACGCTG GGCACTACGTCCCGCAGCTGGCGACCAAGATCCTGGAGGGAAACAAGAAGGCGCACCACAAGAAGGACCGGATCAACCTCAAGGGCATCATGATCGGCAACGCGGCCATCGACGCGAGCTCCGACGACCGCGGGCTGGCGGACTACGCGTGGGACCACGCCATCATCTCCGACGAGCTCTACGGCGCCATCAAGAAGGAGTGCACCTTCCCCGAGGACGGCGAGGAGACCGGCCCCTGCAACCAGGCCTGGAACGAGTTCTTCGGCTCCATGCGGAACATCGACATCTACAGCCTCTACACTCCGGCCTGCACCGACACCCTGGCCAACGCCAGccgcaccccctccgccgccgcctcctcctcctcgaagcTCGCC AGGATCCACCATGGGAGGCCGTACAACACGTACGACCCGTGCGCCGACTACCACGTGGTGGACTACCTGAACCGCGGCGACGTGCAGGCGGCGCTGCACGCGAACGTGACGGGCATCCCCTACGCGTGGACGCCCTGCAGCGACGCGCTCACCAACTGGACGGACAGCGCCAGCTCGACGCTGCCGGCGATCAGGGGCCTGGTGGACGCCGGGCTCCGCGTGTGGGTCTTCAGCGGCGACACGGACGACCGCGTGCCCGTGACGTCGACGCGGTACGCGCTGCGGAAGCTGGGCCTGGCCACGGTCAGGGAGTGGCGCGAGTGGTTCACCAGCGACCAGGTCGGCGGCTACACGGTGGTGTATGACGGCCTCACCCTGGTCACCATCCGCGGCGCCGGCCACATGGTGCCCATGATCAAGCCCGTCCAGGCCAGCCAGCTCTTCGCGCACTTCCTCGACGGGAACGAGCTGCCGGCCAAGCCCgtgcccgccaccgccgcctag
- the LOC120702103 gene encoding CLAVATA3/ESR (CLE)-related protein ESR1-like: MASSRTFAMVAAAVFLVCAILAWTPEAARMGQRGEVVAAAGVDGGGGSGNVRYWEQKKQQQQQGFIGHRPRLASFTRRDGVALPNGPVAAGGGEDGGSKREVPSGPDPIHHPGSPSSAAPTTP; the protein is encoded by the coding sequence ATGGCGTCGTCGAGGACGTttgccatggtggcggcggcggtgttcttgGTTTGCGCGATCCTGGCTTGGACGCCGGAGGCGGCGAGGATGGGGCAGAGAGGTGAGGTTGTTGCTGCTGCCGGTGTCGATGGAGGTGGTGGCAGCGGCAATGTGCGGTACTGGGAgcagaagaagcagcagcagcagcaagggtTCATCGGCCACCGGCCGAGACTCGCGTCGTTCACGCGGCGCGACGGTGTTGCGCTGCCAAATGGGCCAGTtgccgctggcggcggcgaggacggtgggTCTAAGAGAGAGGTGCCGAGTGGGCCGGATCCTATACACCACcccggctcgccgtcgtcggctGCTCCTACAACACCGTAG